TCGATGCCCTACTGGCCGACCTGCAGGCGGCGGGGATCCGGCTGGCGGTGGCCACCTCGAAGGCCGAGCCGACGGCCCGGCGCATCCTCGAGCACTTCGGTCTCGACGGCTATTTCGAGGTGATCGCCGGGGCCAGCCCCGACGGCACCCGGGCGGCCAAGGCCGACGTGGTCGCCTACGCCCTGGCCCAGTTGCAGCCCCTGCCGCAGCGGGTGCTGATGGTCGGTGACCGGATGCACGATGTCGAGGGGGCGGCCGAGCACGGGATCAACACCGTGGTGGTCGGCTGGGGCTACGGCGCGGCCGACTTCACCGGCCCCACCGCGGTGAGCGCGCACGCCCACGTCGCAACCGTCGCAGCGCTTCGGGAGGTGCTCGGTGTCTGAACCACTCCACGTCACGTTCGTGTGCTCGGGCAACATCTGCCGGTCGCCGATGGCCGAGAAGATATTCGCCCACCAGATCAGCGAACGCGGACTGGCCGACGTGGTCCGGGTGACCAGCGGCGGCACCGGCGGCTGGCATGCCGGTGACGGCGCCGACGACCGTGCCTGTGTGGTGTTGCGGGAGCGCGGCTATCCCAGCGATCACGTGGCCGCCCAGGTGTGCGACGACCATCTGGGCGCCGATCTGGTGATCGCGCTGGGCCGCAATCACCTGCGCATCCTGACCGATCTGGGGGTGTTGCCCGATCGGCTGCGGATGCTGCGGTCGTTCGATCCGCGCTCGGGCGCGCACGCCCTCGATGTCGAGGACCCGTACTACGGCGCCAAGTCCGACTTCGAGGACGTGTTCACCGTGATCGAGGCGTCGCTGCCGGGGCTGCACGCCTGGGTCGACGAGGCTCTGGCCGCGCGAGGGATCCTGGCCCGATGAAGCGGCTGACCTTCCTGTTCCGGCCCCAGTGGGTCGCGCTGTTCATCGTGGTGGCCGCGTTCGCCTACCTGTGCTTCACCGTGCTCGCGCCGTGGCAGCTGGGCAAGAACACCAAGACCTCGCGGGAGAACAACCAGATCAGCCACTCCCTGCAGGCCGATCCCGTCCCGGTGACCACGCTTCTGCCCCAACAGGATTCGTCGGCACCCGACTCGCAGTGGCAACGTGTCACCGCCACCGGCCACTACCTGCCCAAGGCGGAGGTGCTGGTGCGGCTGCGGGTGGTCGACGGCGAACCGGCCTTCGAGGTGCTCACCCCGTTCGCCGTCGACGGCGGGCCGACGGTACTGGTCAATCGCGGCTTCATCACCCCGATCGACGGGAACAAGGTGCCCGAGTTCGCGGCCCCGCCGACCGGTCCGGTGACGATCACCGCCCGCCTGCGCGACGCGGAGGCCCGCGTCCCGGGCAAGGAGCCGTTCCGCGGCGACGAGGGCGCCCAACAGGTGTACTCGATCAACCCCGAGCAGATCTCGACGCTCACCGGCGTGCCGCTGACGCAGTCGTATCTGCAACTGGTGGGCGGTCAACCGGGTGGGCTCGGCGAGATCTCCCTACCCCATCTCGACGCCGGGCCGTTCCTGTCATACGGCATCCAATGGATCGCCTTCGGCATCGTCGCCCCGCTCGGGTTGGGCTACTTCGTGTACGCCGAGATCCAGCAGCGCCGGCGGGAACGCTCGGCCGCCCGGGCCGAATCCGCCGAGCCGGCCAGGGAACTCACCGGCGAGGAGAAGATCGCCGACCGCTACGGCAAGCGACGCTGAGGACCACCGCGACCACGGCCGCGCCGGCCTGCACCGCGCGCGACAGCCGGACCGTGCGGGCCACGTCGGGCACCTCGGGGATGCGTCCGTCGCCCAGGGTGGGACGGATCTCGAGCTGGTGCGCGTACTGCGTCGGGCCACCCAGCCGCACCCCCAGCGCCCCGGCGAACGACGCCTCGGCCACCCCGGCATTCGGGCTGGGGTGACGGGCCGCGTCCCGCCGCCACGCCCGCGCCGCCGCCCGCGGTGATCCATCCACCACCGGTGCACACAGCACGGCCAGCAGACCGGTCAGCCGGGCCGGAATGTAATTGAGCACATCGTCGAATCTCGCTGCGGCCCAACCGAAGCGGTGATACCGCGGCGACCGGTGCCCGATCATCGCGTCCAGGGTGTTGGCACCCCGGTACACCAGCACGCCGGGAACCCCGCCGAACGCCGCCCAGAACAACGGCGCCACCTGCGCATCGGAGGTGTTTTCGGCCAACGATTCCACCGTGGCCCGGGTCAGGCCCGCGGCGTCCAGGGCCGCCGGGTCCCGCCCGCACAGGGAGGGCAGCAGGGCACGGGCCGCGGGCATGTCGTCGGCGGCGAGCAGCGTGGCCATCCGGGCACCGACCCGGTTCAGGGAGGTGCCCCCGAGCGCGACGTACGTGGCCACGGCCGTCACCATCGTGCGATTGCCCCGTCCGGCGGCCCAGCCCAGTCCTGCCAGACCGCCCAGCAGCAGTGTCGTGTGCAGCATCCCCGCGCCGCGGTGGTCGGCATAGGTGAGCTTCTCCAACCGTGTTGCGGCAATGCCGAACCCGGCCACCGGATGCCCGCGCCGCGGATCGGCCAGCAGCAGGTCGGCCAGGAACCCGACGGCGATGCCGATGGCCCGGTCGTGCCTGATGGACCGGCCCGCCGGGCGGCTTCTGCGCGCAAACACCCCGGCAGCGTCTCACAGGTGGTCTACTCGAATTCATGAGGCTGGGTCCCCCTCGACACCCGCGGCGGGTCACCGATCTGCTCAACCCCGCGGCGGCGCTGCTGCCGGCGGCCAACGTCATCATGCAGTTGGCCACCCCCGGCGTGGGGTACGGCGTCCTGGAGAGCCCGGTGGACAGTGGCAACGTCTACAAGCACCCGTTCAAGCGGGCCCGCACCACTGGCACCTACCTGGCCGCGGCCACCATGGGCACCGACGCCGACCGCGCCCTGTTGCGTACCCAGATCGACCGGGTGCACGCGCAGGTGCGTTCGACCGGGGAAAGCCCGGTGTCCTACAACGCTTTCGATCCTAAGCTGCAGTTGTGGGTGGCGGCCTGCCTGTACCGCTACTACATCGACATGCACGAGTTCCTCTACGGCCCGCTCGACGCGGAATCTGCCGACGCGGTCTATGCCGATGCCCGCACGCTGGGCACCACGCTCCAGGTGCGCGACGACATGTGGCCGGCCGACCGGGACGCGTTCGATGCCTACTGGAAACAGTCACTGCAGGATCTGCGGATCGATCCACCGGTGCGGGAGCATCTGCACGGCGTCGCCGCGATGGCGTTCCTGCCCGCCCCGCTGCGGTTGTTGGCCGGCCGGTTCAACCTGTTCGCCACCACCGGGTTCCTGCCCGCGGAGTTCCGCCGCCACATGCGGATGAGTTGGACGGCCGATCAGCAGCGGCGCTTCGAGTGGTTGCTGAGCGGCCTGCGGCTCGCCGATCGCGTGATCCCACACGAGGTGTGGGTGCTGGGTTATCAGCTCTACCTGTGGGACATGCGGATCCGCGATCGCCGCGGCAAGCGGGTGGTCTGATCGGCTGGTGCCGGGTTCGCGGTTATGATCCGTCGCGGAGGTCCCTTTGAAAGACGCCATTGTCCTGGTTGCCGTTTCGCTGGCAATCGGATTCGCGCTCGGCGGCCTTAAGTCATCCGGCCCACCGGTCGCCGCCCCTGAAACACCGGCCCCGCCGCCGCCCAAACCGGGCATCTACACCGTCACCGAGAAGTCGGCGAGCGACGCCTGGGAGCCCTACGACTGGACGCTGTCGGACTGCGGCCCGAAGTGCCTGCGCGTGCTCGCACCCGTGTCCGAAGGTTCGTGGCAGATGGATCTGGCGTGGAACCCCGCCGCCGATCGGCACAAGGGCGCCTGGGTCGGTGAGCGAACCAATCCCGGCCTGCGCTGCCAGATCGGTAGCCCCGACGAGTACAAGACGGGCCCGGTCCCGCTGAAGTACGTCATCAGGGCCGATCTCACTGGATTCGTCAACATGAAGTTCTCGCCGGAGAACCCGTCTTGTTCAGGCGACACCGTGATGCGCGGACGCGAGCTGGCGCTGGAGCGAGCGAAGTCGGTGTGGTCCTAGGACCATGGATTTGATGGTGGGCGCGTAGATGCCCAGGGCAGCGAACCTCGTCTTGCCGCACTCTCGGCACAACGGCGGTTGCCAGACCGCGCGTGCTCGTGTCGGCGATGGTGCCCATCAACATCGTCGAGTAAGGGTCAGACTCGGGATCTCTCGGGCAGCTCATGGTCAGGCACGGACGTACCCAGAGTTCGCAGCAGCGCCAGCGCCCGTTCCGAGGGTGACCCCGCGACGGTGGTGACCACGACCAGATTCTGACCGGGCGAGCGGGTGATGGCCAGCGTCTGCTGGGTGACAGTCAGGGCGCCTACCACGGGATGGTGCAAGTCGTAGGACGCCGCGTCACAGGGGGTGATCCGATGATCGCCCCACATGGTGACGAACTCCGGGCTCTTCATCGTCAGCTCACCGATGAGAGCCGCAAGATCCCGGTCGTCCGGATACCGCCCCACGGCGATGCGCAGATTGCCCACCACTGCCCGGGCCTTGCGTCGCCAGTCCGCGTACAGCTCGCGCTTGTGTTCGTCCAGGAACACCATCCGGCTGATGTTGGGCCGGTTCCTCACGTCGTCTACGGCAGCCCGATCCACGTGTCCAGCCAGCAGCGCATGCCCCAGGTGGTTCCAAGCCAAGACATCGGTGCGCCGGCCCAGAACCAGCGCCGGCGTCCCGTCGAGCGCGCGCATCAGGTCCCGCGTCTCGTCGCTCACCTTTTCGGGCCGCGGGCGCCGCGGCCGAGGTGCCCGTCGAGCCGCCCCGGCCAACCGTTCGAGGTGTTCACGCTCGTGCGTATCTAGTTGTAGTGCACCGGCAATCGCCTCAAGGACCTCAGGTGACGCGCCGCGGGAGATCCCCTGCTCGAGCCGCGTGTAATAAGACACACTGACTCCCGCCAGGTGCGCCACCTCATCGCGACGCAGACCCTGCACCCGCCGGCGCCCACCGAAGTCCGGCACACCGATGTCCTCGGGTCGGGTACGTGCGCGCCGCGCCTGCAGAAATTCTCCGAGTGGCCCAGGTCCGTCCATCGTTCCAGTATCCGTGCGCTGTGGAACCCAGCCACCCCCTGCCAGGGATAGGACCGACGAGGTGTAGCTGCCCACCGCTCCCGTCCACAGACTCGTGTGAGCAACACCGATGATCGAGGGAGTCACATGGAACAGATCGAATTGGGCGACGTCACCGTCACCC
The genomic region above belongs to Mycolicibacterium sp. HK-90 and contains:
- a CDS encoding HAD-IA family hydrolase; translated protein: MTDTLELTRPQLVLFDLDGTLTDSAAGIVSSFRHALAHVGAGVPDGDLAGRIVGPPMHETLQALSLGATSFDANAAIAAYRADYTSRGWAMNSLFDGVDALLADLQAAGIRLAVATSKAEPTARRILEHFGLDGYFEVIAGASPDGTRAAKADVVAYALAQLQPLPQRVLMVGDRMHDVEGAAEHGINTVVVGWGYGAADFTGPTAVSAHAHVATVAALREVLGV
- a CDS encoding low molecular weight protein-tyrosine-phosphatase — protein: MSEPLHVTFVCSGNICRSPMAEKIFAHQISERGLADVVRVTSGGTGGWHAGDGADDRACVVLRERGYPSDHVAAQVCDDHLGADLVIALGRNHLRILTDLGVLPDRLRMLRSFDPRSGAHALDVEDPYYGAKSDFEDVFTVIEASLPGLHAWVDEALAARGILAR
- a CDS encoding SURF1 family protein: MKRLTFLFRPQWVALFIVVAAFAYLCFTVLAPWQLGKNTKTSRENNQISHSLQADPVPVTTLLPQQDSSAPDSQWQRVTATGHYLPKAEVLVRLRVVDGEPAFEVLTPFAVDGGPTVLVNRGFITPIDGNKVPEFAAPPTGPVTITARLRDAEARVPGKEPFRGDEGAQQVYSINPEQISTLTGVPLTQSYLQLVGGQPGGLGEISLPHLDAGPFLSYGIQWIAFGIVAPLGLGYFVYAEIQQRRRERSAARAESAEPARELTGEEKIADRYGKRR
- a CDS encoding cobalamin biosynthesis protein, which gives rise to MFARRSRPAGRSIRHDRAIGIAVGFLADLLLADPRRGHPVAGFGIAATRLEKLTYADHRGAGMLHTTLLLGGLAGLGWAAGRGNRTMVTAVATYVALGGTSLNRVGARMATLLAADDMPAARALLPSLCGRDPAALDAAGLTRATVESLAENTSDAQVAPLFWAAFGGVPGVLVYRGANTLDAMIGHRSPRYHRFGWAAARFDDVLNYIPARLTGLLAVLCAPVVDGSPRAAARAWRRDAARHPSPNAGVAEASFAGALGVRLGGPTQYAHQLEIRPTLGDGRIPEVPDVARTVRLSRAVQAGAAVVAVVLSVACRSGRRSSPRR
- a CDS encoding oxygenase MpaB family protein, translating into MRLGPPRHPRRVTDLLNPAAALLPAANVIMQLATPGVGYGVLESPVDSGNVYKHPFKRARTTGTYLAAATMGTDADRALLRTQIDRVHAQVRSTGESPVSYNAFDPKLQLWVAACLYRYYIDMHEFLYGPLDAESADAVYADARTLGTTLQVRDDMWPADRDAFDAYWKQSLQDLRIDPPVREHLHGVAAMAFLPAPLRLLAGRFNLFATTGFLPAEFRRHMRMSWTADQQRRFEWLLSGLRLADRVIPHEVWVLGYQLYLWDMRIRDRRGKRVV
- a CDS encoding helix-turn-helix domain-containing protein; this translates as MDGPGPLGEFLQARRARTRPEDIGVPDFGGRRRVQGLRRDEVAHLAGVSVSYYTRLEQGISRGASPEVLEAIAGALQLDTHEREHLERLAGAARRAPRPRRPRPEKVSDETRDLMRALDGTPALVLGRRTDVLAWNHLGHALLAGHVDRAAVDDVRNRPNISRMVFLDEHKRELYADWRRKARAVVGNLRIAVGRYPDDRDLAALIGELTMKSPEFVTMWGDHRITPCDAASYDLHHPVVGALTVTQQTLAITRSPGQNLVVVTTVAGSPSERALALLRTLGTSVPDHELPERSRV